In Nostoc sp. CENA543, a single genomic region encodes these proteins:
- a CDS encoding aromatic ring-hydroxylating dioxygenase subunit alpha gives MSSLSEIVQARDVRQLGINPNHWYVVARSNEVTNKPLGMTIWHQAIALYRDSQGQVHALEDRCPHRQVKLSHGQVINDELECAYHGWRFNQQGECAAVPYLAANQKLPNCTIRRYLVKEQDGFIWLYLGKEEPKVEPLGLPEWEHLNYIATVSVINCQAHYSYLIENLMDMYHGHLHQDLQAWAEATLQDIDENDHRVDAHYQAQSYYKIDKIWSISQLFFPALRRLHPEPLDVSYIYPHWMSTLGKDFKIYCLLCPISETQTKAYLIHFTSLNAFWRLHKLPVWFRRFVKNSLFGAAQKLLDGLVVQDVKMIEEEQQAYLQNPERRNYELNRALVSVQRLMRNQAEKSEINY, from the coding sequence ATGTCCTCTCTGTCTGAGATTGTGCAAGCTCGTGATGTGCGTCAGTTGGGAATTAACCCGAATCATTGGTATGTGGTTGCACGTAGTAATGAAGTGACAAATAAACCATTAGGCATGACAATTTGGCATCAGGCGATCGCACTTTATCGAGACAGTCAAGGACAAGTTCACGCCCTAGAAGACCGTTGTCCCCATCGTCAAGTTAAACTCAGTCACGGACAAGTCATTAACGATGAATTAGAGTGTGCTTATCACGGTTGGCGTTTCAATCAGCAAGGCGAATGTGCAGCAGTTCCCTATTTAGCCGCTAATCAGAAGCTACCTAACTGTACTATCCGCCGCTACTTAGTCAAAGAACAAGACGGTTTTATCTGGTTATATCTCGGTAAGGAAGAACCAAAAGTAGAACCTCTGGGTTTACCAGAATGGGAGCATTTAAATTATATTGCTACAGTTTCCGTTATTAATTGCCAAGCTCATTATTCCTATTTAATTGAAAATCTGATGGATATGTATCACGGACATTTACATCAGGATTTACAAGCTTGGGCGGAAGCTACACTCCAAGATATAGATGAAAATGATCACAGAGTAGACGCGCACTACCAAGCCCAAAGTTATTACAAAATCGATAAAATCTGGTCAATTTCCCAATTATTTTTCCCAGCACTCCGACGTTTACATCCCGAACCCCTAGATGTGAGTTACATTTATCCCCATTGGATGTCTACTCTAGGAAAGGACTTTAAAATCTATTGCTTATTGTGTCCCATCAGTGAAACTCAAACTAAGGCTTATCTCATTCACTTCACTTCATTAAACGCCTTTTGGCGATTACATAAACTACCGGTATGGTTTCGGCGATTTGTCAAAAATAGCCTATTTGGTGCAGCCCAAAAACTACTCGATGGTTTAGTTGTTCAAGACGTAAAAATGATTGAAGAAGAACAACAAGCCTACTTACAAAATCCCGAAAGACGCAACTATGAATTAAATCGCGCCTTAGTCAGTGTTCAAAGACTGATGAGAAATCAAGCGGAAAAGTCAGAAATTAATTACTAG
- a CDS encoding YbjN domain-containing protein yields MTSYQETLTSKDSLEELVETSSINHVEVIENVIDTLEQDDSAMVSHPAGGGYLWKFKYGSVEVFVQLTGTTDEDTITVWAAILQLPAKDEPKLMRQLLEMNCSSTFEARFGIVDNRVVVLSTRTLAELSPGEVSRLITIVATIADNNDEALQSEFGAA; encoded by the coding sequence ATGACAAGCTACCAAGAAACTCTAACTAGCAAAGATTCTCTAGAAGAACTAGTAGAAACAAGCAGTATTAACCATGTAGAAGTCATTGAAAATGTCATTGATACCTTAGAACAAGATGATTCTGCAATGGTGAGTCACCCCGCAGGAGGTGGTTATCTGTGGAAATTTAAATACGGGAGTGTTGAAGTATTCGTTCAACTCACCGGAACAACCGATGAAGACACAATCACAGTTTGGGCTGCAATTCTTCAGCTACCGGCTAAAGATGAACCTAAGTTGATGCGTCAACTTTTAGAAATGAACTGTTCTAGCACCTTTGAAGCGCGGTTTGGGATTGTGGATAATCGAGTAGTAGTCTTGTCTACACGCACATTAGCCGAGTTATCACCAGGGGAAGTGTCGAGACTAATTACAATTGTGGCAACGATCGCAGATAACAATGACGAAGCCTTACAATCTGAATTTGGTGCAGCTTAG
- a CDS encoding metal ABC transporter ATP-binding protein encodes MRTANSSLEGNDHSVVFNTMTATTNINITHLGVHYRTEEALRDINCIVKPGRLTGIFGPNGAGKSTLMKAMLGLVPTSSGRVLYQSKPLMQQLDQVAYVPQRSQIDWTYPATVWDVVMMGRVKKTGWLRSFSSVSRQVAKNALERVGMKEFCDRPIGQLSGGQQQRVFLARALTQQAEIFCFDEPFVGIDQKTQAVIFDVFHELAAANKIVLVVNHDLGESISHFDDLVLLNRELIATGSRQQVLTEENLRLAYGGKVMYFSDVA; translated from the coding sequence ATGAGAACCGCTAATTCTTCCCTAGAAGGAAATGACCACTCAGTTGTGTTTAATACTATGACAGCCACAACCAACATTAACATTACCCATCTAGGGGTACATTACCGTACAGAAGAAGCTTTGCGGGACATCAACTGTATTGTCAAACCAGGACGACTGACGGGGATTTTTGGCCCTAACGGTGCAGGTAAAAGTACCTTAATGAAAGCGATGTTGGGTTTAGTCCCCACTAGTAGTGGTAGGGTGTTGTATCAAAGCAAACCCCTGATGCAGCAACTAGACCAAGTAGCCTATGTTCCCCAGCGTAGTCAAATTGACTGGACATATCCCGCCACAGTTTGGGATGTGGTGATGATGGGGCGTGTAAAAAAGACTGGTTGGTTACGTAGTTTTTCTAGTGTCAGCCGTCAGGTAGCAAAAAATGCGCTAGAAAGAGTAGGGATGAAAGAATTTTGCGATCGCCCCATAGGACAATTATCAGGGGGACAACAGCAAAGAGTATTTTTAGCCCGTGCTTTAACGCAGCAAGCCGAAATTTTCTGTTTCGATGAACCATTCGTAGGTATTGATCAAAAAACCCAAGCCGTAATTTTTGATGTCTTTCATGAATTGGCAGCAGCGAATAAAATTGTCTTGGTAGTTAACCACGACTTAGGCGAATCCATTAGCCACTTTGATGATTTAGTCTTACTCAACCGTGAACTCATCGCCACAGGTTCTAGACAACAGGTACTCACAGAAGAAAATCTACGTCTAGCTTACGGTGGAAAAGTTATGTATTTTTCTGACGTAGCTTAA
- a CDS encoding phosphoribosylanthranilate isomerase, with the protein MRVKICGITQPQQSVAIASLGATALGFICVPTSTRYVTIPQIQAAVADLPQNVDKIGVFANASLSEISQIVSSSGLTGVQLHGDEPPEFCAELRQALPNVEIIKAMRIRNVEHLAQATIYTPYIDTLLLDAYHPQQLGGTGKTIDWQILKQFRPSRPWLLAGGLTPDNIQAALSQVNPDGIDLSSGVEIKPGDKDLNKVALLFQKLGTGDWGIGNRE; encoded by the coding sequence ATGCGTGTAAAAATCTGCGGTATTACTCAACCACAACAGTCAGTAGCGATCGCTTCTTTAGGTGCAACTGCACTAGGATTTATTTGTGTACCTACTTCGACCCGCTATGTCACCATTCCCCAAATTCAGGCGGCAGTGGCGGATTTACCCCAAAATGTTGACAAAATTGGCGTTTTCGCCAATGCCAGTCTGAGTGAAATCAGTCAGATTGTCTCTAGTTCTGGGTTAACTGGCGTACAGTTACATGGAGACGAACCCCCAGAATTTTGCGCTGAGTTGCGTCAGGCTTTACCTAACGTGGAAATTATTAAAGCCATGAGAATCCGTAACGTTGAGCATTTAGCGCAAGCAACTATTTACACGCCATACATAGATACTTTATTACTAGATGCCTATCACCCCCAGCAATTAGGCGGCACAGGTAAAACCATAGATTGGCAGATATTGAAACAATTTCGCCCTAGTCGTCCTTGGTTGCTAGCCGGAGGACTGACACCAGATAACATTCAAGCAGCCTTGAGTCAGGTTAATCCTGATGGTATTGATTTATCTAGCGGTGTAGAAATTAAACCAGGGGATAAAGATTTAAATAAAGTCGCCTTGCTGTTTCAGAAATTAGGGACTGGGGATTGGGGAATAGGGAATAGGGAATAG
- a CDS encoding HD family hydrolase has product MSINRLTQQIQFIIEIDRLKLILRQTLLTDGSRQENSAEHSWHLAIMAFTLAEYAPEGVDILRAIKMVLIHDLVEIDAGDTFCYDVQGNEGKAEKEAQAALRLFGMLPPEQGKEFHQLWHEFELCETPTAKFAAALDRIQPILHNQQTQGGTWRIHGIRRDQVMKRVAPVETGAPELWPFVLQLIDDCVAAGYLQESRLS; this is encoded by the coding sequence GTGTCTATCAACCGCCTGACTCAACAAATCCAATTCATCATTGAAATTGACCGTTTAAAATTAATACTGCGCCAGACTTTGCTGACAGATGGTTCGCGTCAAGAAAACAGTGCGGAACATTCTTGGCATTTGGCAATTATGGCATTTACTTTGGCAGAATATGCCCCAGAAGGAGTTGATATTCTGCGCGCTATCAAAATGGTATTGATTCACGATTTAGTAGAAATTGATGCGGGGGATACCTTCTGTTACGATGTGCAGGGTAATGAAGGTAAAGCCGAGAAGGAAGCGCAAGCCGCATTACGTTTGTTTGGGATGTTACCACCAGAACAGGGAAAAGAATTTCATCAATTGTGGCATGAGTTTGAATTGTGTGAAACTCCCACAGCTAAATTTGCCGCAGCATTAGACCGCATCCAGCCTATACTGCATAATCAACAAACCCAGGGTGGAACTTGGCGTATTCACGGAATTAGACGAGATCAGGTAATGAAGCGAGTAGCACCTGTAGAAACTGGTGCGCCGGAACTTTGGCCTTTTGTGTTGCAATTGATAGATGATTGCGTAGCGGCTGGTTATTTGCAAGAATCTCGTTTGTCGTAA
- the psaK gene encoding photosystem I reaction center subunit PsaK translates to MTPNLLAAATTVPVTPEWSPTVAIIISASSVVALLLTLRIEKPQVGPKLPGLPLSVPAFLGAMAFGHVIGIGIVLGLTNIGRL, encoded by the coding sequence ATGACACCAAATCTATTGGCGGCTGCTACAACTGTACCAGTCACACCTGAATGGAGTCCAACTGTAGCTATTATCATCAGTGCTAGCAGTGTAGTAGCTCTTTTGTTAACTCTCAGAATTGAAAAACCCCAAGTCGGCCCTAAATTACCAGGGCTACCTCTAAGTGTCCCCGCGTTTCTTGGTGCTATGGCTTTTGGTCATGTGATCGGTATTGGTATCGTCTTAGGATTGACTAATATTGGTCGTCTATAG
- a CDS encoding metal ABC transporter substrate-binding protein, with amino-acid sequence MATKTHSKARDLGKVLLGVVIGLLIHGCTQAESNRSASVSGNKPRVVATSTVIADLAEEVGGEEIQLKGILQPGADPHVYEPVPADSRFLEEADLILYNGYNLEPGLIKLMNAAGGKARKLAVGEVVQPLQLDKGKGEIVPDPHVWGSAENAVAMVNSIRDALIELSPEDKEKFTANAAQLTQELNQLHSWINQQIQTIPPQNRRLVTTHDAFQYYGRAYNIAIAGTLIGISTEEQPSAQTVQRLVESIKKIGVPAIFAETTINPALITTVAQEAKVKLAPHQLYSDSIGAKGSDGESYIKMMEANTRTIVEALGGKYTPFQTK; translated from the coding sequence ATGGCAACAAAAACTCACTCAAAAGCCAGAGATTTGGGCAAGGTGTTATTGGGGGTGGTTATAGGACTTTTGATACATGGATGTACACAAGCCGAGTCTAACCGCAGTGCATCTGTTAGTGGTAATAAGCCGCGAGTTGTAGCAACTAGCACGGTGATTGCTGATTTAGCTGAGGAGGTTGGAGGGGAAGAAATTCAGTTAAAGGGAATTCTGCAACCTGGTGCTGATCCTCATGTGTATGAACCAGTTCCGGCTGATAGTCGATTTTTAGAAGAGGCTGATTTAATTTTATATAACGGCTACAACTTAGAACCAGGATTAATTAAGTTAATGAATGCGGCTGGCGGCAAGGCACGTAAGTTAGCAGTAGGGGAAGTTGTGCAGCCATTACAGTTAGACAAGGGTAAAGGTGAAATTGTCCCCGATCCTCACGTTTGGGGGAGTGCAGAAAATGCGGTGGCAATGGTAAATTCGATTCGGGATGCTTTAATTGAACTATCACCAGAAGATAAAGAAAAATTTACCGCCAATGCAGCGCAGTTGACACAAGAATTAAACCAATTGCATAGCTGGATTAATCAACAAATCCAAACGATTCCTCCCCAGAACCGCCGACTTGTGACAACCCACGATGCTTTTCAATATTATGGACGAGCTTACAACATTGCGATCGCTGGTACATTAATTGGTATAAGTACAGAAGAACAACCAAGCGCGCAAACCGTTCAGCGATTAGTAGAATCCATCAAAAAAATTGGTGTCCCAGCCATTTTTGCGGAAACTACAATTAACCCAGCCTTAATTACTACCGTTGCTCAAGAAGCTAAAGTTAAACTTGCACCCCATCAACTCTACTCTGATTCCATCGGTGCAAAGGGAAGTGATGGCGAGTCTTACATCAAAATGATGGAAGCAAACACCCGCACCATTGTAGAGGCTTTGGGTGGTAAATATACGCCTTTTCAAACAAAATAG
- the psaK gene encoding photosystem I reaction center subunit PsaK has protein sequence MFSLMLLAVQVTVPNTGTSWNWAGTPIIIGSCLLVLLIAGWSVWYPHVGPKMPLPFPSLFNNPSVATFLAAMSFGHIIGVAAVLGLTNLGIL, from the coding sequence ATGTTTTCATTAATGCTGTTAGCAGTTCAAGTAACTGTTCCTAACACTGGTACAAGCTGGAATTGGGCGGGAACACCAATTATTATTGGTAGTTGTTTATTAGTGCTTTTAATTGCTGGCTGGTCAGTTTGGTATCCCCATGTCGGCCCCAAAATGCCTTTACCTTTCCCTTCTTTATTTAATAATCCTAGTGTGGCGACATTTTTAGCAGCTATGAGTTTTGGTCATATTATTGGCGTAGCTGCTGTTTTAGGCTTAACAAATTTGGGTATTCTTTAA
- a CDS encoding site-2 protease family protein, protein MQTNWRIGSLFGIPLFLDPLWFVILGLATLNFGVAYQELGTVTAWSAGIIMALLLFASVLMHELGHSLAARSQGIKVNSITLFMFGGIAAIEEESKTPGKAFQVAIAGPLVSIGLFFLLRLGGHVVPDTSPISMMVGDLARINLVVALFNLIPGLPLDGGQVLKAALWQITGNRFQAVHWAAKAGQILGYGAIALGFVVDFLTRELVTGLWIALLGWFAVRNANTYDRMTTLQETLLKVTAADAMTRDFRVIDADQTLRSFADAYLLATTASEVYFAASDGRYRGMVAIEDLRLVERSEWETQTLHSIVHPLTEIPTVTESTSIAEVINKLETEKLARVTVLTPAGAVGGVIDRGDIVQTLVEKLGLQISEGEIKRIKQDGNYPPGLQLGVIAKSTL, encoded by the coding sequence ATGCAAACAAATTGGAGAATTGGGTCTTTATTTGGCATTCCCCTATTTTTAGACCCCTTGTGGTTTGTCATCTTGGGTTTGGCGACGCTGAATTTTGGTGTAGCGTATCAAGAATTAGGAACTGTGACAGCTTGGAGTGCGGGAATTATTATGGCACTGCTGTTATTTGCTTCCGTGTTAATGCACGAATTAGGCCATAGTTTAGCAGCGCGATCGCAAGGCATTAAAGTTAATTCTATTACCCTATTTATGTTTGGGGGCATTGCAGCGATTGAAGAAGAGTCGAAAACCCCAGGAAAAGCCTTTCAGGTAGCGATTGCAGGGCCTTTGGTGAGCATTGGGTTGTTTTTTCTTCTTAGATTAGGTGGTCATGTTGTCCCTGATACTAGCCCAATCAGCATGATGGTGGGTGACTTGGCGAGAATTAACTTAGTCGTCGCCCTATTTAACTTAATTCCAGGATTACCCTTAGATGGTGGTCAGGTATTAAAAGCTGCATTGTGGCAAATTACTGGGAATCGCTTTCAAGCTGTACATTGGGCAGCTAAGGCGGGACAGATTTTGGGTTATGGTGCGATCGCCTTGGGTTTTGTGGTAGATTTCTTGACTAGAGAGTTAGTCACTGGTTTATGGATTGCGTTATTAGGTTGGTTTGCCGTGCGTAACGCCAACACCTATGACCGGATGACTACATTACAGGAAACCTTGTTGAAAGTGACAGCCGCCGATGCAATGACTCGTGATTTCCGTGTCATAGATGCTGATCAGACTCTACGTTCCTTTGCTGACGCATATTTATTAGCAACCACCGCGTCAGAAGTTTATTTTGCAGCCTCTGATGGCCGTTATCGGGGAATGGTCGCCATTGAGGATTTACGCTTAGTAGAAAGAAGTGAATGGGAAACCCAAACTCTCCATAGTATTGTTCATCCTCTGACGGAAATACCCACAGTTACGGAGTCAACTTCCATTGCTGAGGTGATTAATAAGTTAGAAACTGAGAAATTAGCCCGTGTTACTGTCCTCACACCTGCGGGTGCTGTGGGGGGAGTAATTGACAGGGGTGATATTGTCCAGACTTTAGTGGAAAAGTTAGGTTTGCAGATTAGTGAGGGTGAGATTAAGCGCATCAAGCAAGATGGTAATTATCCGCCTGGGTTACAGTTAGGAGTGATTGCAAAGTCTACACTTTAA
- a CDS encoding biotin/lipoate A/B protein ligase family protein translates to MSNKQVWRLIPFLEASGSVQMAIDRWLLQQHLLGNCPATLRFYTWSPPAISLGYHQKTYPQHWENLTWKGQTLDLVRRPTGGRAVLHQGDLTYTVVTSGLAGNRLENYQQICEFLIQGWRAIGVQLNYGKAGRGYIHNPNCFGTATGADLVLTDGAKLIGSAQLRKSGAILQHGSMRLQPNAELFTQVFGGESFQPVHLPPNLSVDQIMTALIAAARDVFDIEIKTQPLCLSEWNEVLSS, encoded by the coding sequence ATGAGTAACAAGCAGGTTTGGCGACTGATTCCGTTTCTAGAAGCTTCTGGTAGTGTGCAGATGGCTATTGACCGATGGTTATTACAACAGCACCTATTAGGCAATTGTCCTGCAACTCTACGATTTTACACTTGGTCGCCACCCGCTATTTCCCTTGGTTATCATCAAAAAACCTATCCCCAACACTGGGAAAATCTCACTTGGAAAGGTCAAACATTAGATTTAGTGCGTCGTCCGACAGGTGGGAGGGCAGTTTTACACCAAGGAGATTTAACTTATACTGTTGTTACCTCTGGATTAGCGGGGAATCGTCTAGAGAATTATCAACAGATTTGTGAATTTTTGATTCAAGGATGGCGAGCGATCGGCGTTCAGTTAAATTATGGTAAAGCTGGACGCGGTTACATTCATAATCCCAATTGCTTCGGAACAGCGACAGGTGCAGATTTAGTCTTAACAGATGGTGCGAAATTAATTGGTAGCGCGCAATTAAGGAAAAGTGGCGCGATTTTGCAACATGGTTCGATGCGTTTGCAACCCAATGCAGAATTATTCACTCAAGTATTTGGTGGGGAGTCTTTTCAACCCGTACATTTACCGCCAAACTTGAGTGTAGATCAGATTATGACAGCTTTAATTGCTGCGGCTAGAGATGTTTTTGATATAGAGATTAAAACTCAACCCCTTTGTCTATCTGAGTGGAACGAAGTTTTAAGTTCGTAG
- a CDS encoding DUF2555 domain-containing protein: MTTLSISKKEIAAMTAAEVEELATRLEMDNYSNAFEGLNDWHLLRAIAFQRPELVEPYIHLLDLEPYDEA; the protein is encoded by the coding sequence ATGACGACTCTGAGCATTTCCAAGAAAGAAATCGCGGCCATGACCGCAGCAGAGGTAGAAGAACTAGCTACTCGTCTGGAAATGGATAATTACAGTAATGCTTTTGAGGGTTTAAATGACTGGCATCTACTACGAGCGATCGCGTTTCAACGTCCCGAATTAGTCGAACCCTACATCCATCTCCTAGACCTAGAACCCTATGATGAGGCATAA
- a CDS encoding helix-turn-helix domain-containing protein, with protein sequence MAKTSDAIKIIDQMTSSDPELEAMVAEASINAEVAQLIYEARTKAGLTQKQLAELIGTKQPVIARLEDADYEGHSLSMLQKIAHALNQRVVIYLTPLEHEQSA encoded by the coding sequence ATGGCCAAGACTAGCGATGCAATAAAAATCATTGACCAAATGACTAGCAGCGACCCTGAGCTTGAGGCAATGGTAGCAGAAGCTTCAATCAATGCAGAAGTGGCACAGTTGATTTATGAAGCTAGAACAAAAGCAGGGTTAACACAGAAACAACTGGCTGAACTTATTGGCACAAAACAGCCTGTGATTGCACGGCTAGAAGATGCTGATTATGAGGGACACTCTCTGTCAATGCTCCAAAAAATCGCTCACGCTCTTAATCAGCGAGTAGTGATTTATTTGACTCCATTGGAACATGAACAGAGCGCATAG
- a CDS encoding type II toxin-antitoxin system RelE/ParE family toxin, with translation MPETHVVFYQEAEGEVPVLEWLTQLLKQDRKGYANCVARIKQLATSGYELRRPAADYLRDGIYELRAKHIRVQYRILYFFHGQNVAILAHAITKEEASVPPIDIERAIARKLLFEKNPEVHTYVEEQENGQD, from the coding sequence GTGCCTGAAACCCATGTTGTGTTCTACCAGGAAGCGGAAGGGGAAGTTCCTGTCCTTGAATGGCTGACGCAACTTTTGAAACAAGACCGCAAAGGTTATGCAAACTGTGTCGCTCGAATTAAACAACTGGCGACTTCAGGTTACGAACTCCGTCGCCCGGCTGCTGATTACTTGCGCGACGGGATATATGAGCTTCGTGCAAAGCATATTCGTGTGCAATATCGCATTCTGTACTTCTTTCACGGTCAAAATGTGGCAATTCTCGCTCACGCTATCACGAAAGAAGAAGCATCTGTACCACCAATTGATATTGAACGGGCGATTGCACGAAAACTTTTATTTGAAAAAAACCCTGAAGTTCACACCTACGTAGAGGAGCAAGAGAATGGCCAAGACTAG
- a CDS encoding Rieske (2Fe-2S) protein → MEAILPGAPWLIAHRSMLGMNKPYKITLNGKDYVLWQNQQGEVFALDNVCPHMQAPLSDGWICQNGNAIACPFHALEFDRQGKLHNADKVGSQPLLNTLELVIQDDCIWTYGGYTPKIPVPDLISKVSAGMNFLGVAGEKSINGTFLDSISINYDYNHQSGTHRDLFGIKANRIPVFEHDGYWAKVVQELDREDTTWNDIFRNPVILTAPKTYTGVLEYAFPSLTTFRTDFSLGEILQIHALYPETATKTKTFVLVYSQPKHPILQPLMGKFVLGAVETVIEQDTRAIETSYPRQPAKIRLPNEEIMFLAQKLYRDW, encoded by the coding sequence ATGGAAGCAATTTTGCCTGGCGCACCGTGGTTAATTGCCCATCGTTCCATGTTGGGCATGAATAAACCTTATAAAATTACTTTGAATGGAAAAGACTATGTACTTTGGCAAAATCAACAAGGTGAAGTGTTTGCACTGGATAACGTCTGTCCACATATGCAAGCACCGTTATCAGACGGCTGGATTTGTCAAAACGGAAATGCGATCGCCTGTCCCTTCCATGCGTTAGAGTTTGATAGGCAAGGAAAACTGCACAATGCAGATAAAGTGGGAAGTCAACCTCTGCTCAATACTTTAGAACTAGTAATTCAAGACGATTGTATTTGGACATATGGCGGTTATACTCCTAAAATTCCCGTTCCCGATTTAATCTCCAAAGTCAGCGCAGGTATGAACTTTTTGGGAGTAGCCGGAGAAAAAAGTATTAACGGTACTTTTTTGGACAGTATCTCGATTAATTATGACTACAACCACCAAAGCGGTACACATCGCGACCTATTTGGCATTAAAGCTAATCGCATCCCCGTATTTGAGCATGATGGTTATTGGGCAAAGGTTGTGCAGGAATTAGACCGTGAGGATACAACCTGGAATGATATCTTCCGCAACCCTGTGATTTTAACTGCACCAAAAACCTACACAGGTGTATTAGAGTATGCCTTCCCGTCCTTGACAACATTCCGCACAGATTTTTCCCTGGGAGAAATTTTACAAATTCATGCACTGTACCCAGAAACCGCAACTAAAACTAAAACTTTCGTTTTAGTCTACAGCCAACCCAAACACCCAATTTTGCAACCATTAATGGGAAAATTTGTATTAGGTGCAGTAGAAACAGTGATAGAGCAAGATACACGCGCCATTGAAACATCTTATCCTCGTCAGCCAGCCAAGATTCGCCTACCCAACGAAGAAATTATGTTTCTTGCCCAGAAATTGTATCGTGATTGGTGA
- a CDS encoding alpha/beta hydrolase: MSLQYLSFPPANSQTPTGLVVTLHGWGANADDVASLLDYFQLPNYQFIFPNAPYPFPNSAIGRAWYDLRAENMYQGLEESRQILTDFLLSLEASTGVSLSRTILSGFSQGGAMTLDVGSKLPIAGLVVMSGYLHPDAISTNSDIPPTLIMHGTRDEVVPLQAAFRSRETLKSLGVGVEYHEFETGHEINLEMLDVARNFIIKTIA, translated from the coding sequence GTGTCTTTGCAATATCTTTCCTTTCCACCAGCAAATTCTCAAACTCCCACAGGCTTAGTTGTCACGTTGCATGGTTGGGGTGCTAATGCTGACGATGTCGCATCCTTATTAGATTATTTCCAATTACCTAATTACCAATTTATCTTTCCCAATGCCCCATATCCATTTCCCAATTCTGCTATTGGTAGAGCATGGTACGACTTAAGGGCGGAGAATATGTATCAAGGATTAGAAGAAAGTCGGCAAATATTAACAGACTTTTTGTTGTCCTTAGAAGCTAGTACGGGCGTGTCTTTATCACGTACTATCTTGAGTGGATTTTCTCAAGGAGGGGCGATGACTTTAGATGTTGGTTCTAAATTGCCCATAGCTGGCTTAGTCGTGATGAGTGGGTATTTACATCCTGATGCCATTTCCACAAATAGCGATATCCCACCCACCTTAATTATGCACGGCACAAGGGATGAAGTTGTGCCATTACAAGCGGCTTTTAGGTCTAGAGAAACATTAAAATCCTTGGGGGTGGGTGTTGAATATCATGAGTTTGAGACAGGACATGAAATTAATTTGGAAATGTTAGATGTGGCACGGAATTTCATCATCAAGACAATTGCTTAG